GACGAGGCCGAGGCCGCTGGTCCGCGCTGCCCGTGGTGCGGCGCAAGCACCGACGCCTGGGCCTGCACAGGCCGTTCGCCGCCCGTGCGATGTGCGGCCTCGCGCACCGCACGCCCGACCAGTCCCTCGATCTGCGCTTGCAGCATCTGCGTGAGCGCCGCAGACCCGGCACTCGGAAACCGCGCACGATCGATTTTGCCCGACAGCCGGATCAGCACATCCCAGCCAGTCAACTCCAGGCGCCGCACGCGAAATGCCTCGCGAACCAGCCGCTTGACCAGGTTGCGCGTGACCGCGCGCGGCGCCTGCTTCTTGCCGACAACCACGCCGAGCCGCGCAGCCTGCCCGGTGGGGCGGCCGTACAACACGAAGTGAGCGGAGCGCGCCCATGGGCGCAAACGAAAAACGGATGAGAATTCATCCGTTTTCAGCAGCCTTGCGGCCTTCGGGAAACCAGCAGGTGTCGTGCGCACGCGGTCAGGCCTCTCGTCTAGTGGGCCGGTCCGTCGCACCGCTCGGCATGCCGCCCATGGCGGGCATCGCCGGCATCGACGTGCGCGAACCGCGCTGCTCGGCCGCCGACCGTCGCTACCCAGCGTCACGCCGG
This sequence is a window from Mycetohabitans rhizoxinica HKI 454. Protein-coding genes within it:
- the rnpA gene encoding ribonuclease P protein component; translation: MRRTGPLDERPDRVRTTPAGFPKAARLLKTDEFSSVFRLRPWARSAHFVLYGRPTGQAARLGVVVGKKQAPRAVTRNLVKRLVREAFRVRRLELTGWDVLIRLSGKIDRARFPSAGSAALTQMLQAQIEGLVGRAVREAAHRTGGERPVQAQASVLAPHHGQRGPAASASSGTVPDDGPPDRASTDTQR